The following proteins are co-located in the Candidatus Planktophila lacus genome:
- a CDS encoding aldehyde dehydrogenase family protein, with protein MSRLEVKKTYKLYINGAFPRSESGRIYEVTDAKGNFIANPALASRKDLRDAVVAARAAQPGWAKATAYNRGQILYRIAEMLEGRADQIANEISATSGVTPKKAHEQLMAAIDRWVWYAGWSDKLAAAFGSTNPVAGPYYNFTIPEAQGVIAVAPKDEFLAFIDSIAPVITSGNSVIALVPGASAVPAMTFAEVLVTSDLPHGVINILTGSHDELAPWAASHMDIDGMDISGIDKKKRAALKEAGAENLKRIHHFDDAQTPNRIYAFMEAKTVWHPIGV; from the coding sequence ATGTCACGTCTTGAAGTGAAGAAGACTTACAAGCTCTACATCAATGGCGCTTTCCCACGTAGTGAATCAGGGCGCATCTACGAAGTAACCGATGCAAAGGGAAACTTCATCGCTAATCCTGCGCTGGCATCACGTAAAGATCTACGCGATGCAGTTGTGGCAGCGCGCGCAGCGCAACCAGGTTGGGCAAAGGCAACTGCCTACAACCGTGGACAGATTCTCTATCGCATTGCAGAGATGTTAGAAGGTCGCGCAGATCAGATCGCCAATGAAATTTCTGCAACATCTGGCGTAACTCCCAAGAAGGCGCATGAGCAACTTATGGCTGCGATCGATCGTTGGGTTTGGTATGCCGGTTGGAGCGATAAGTTAGCTGCAGCATTTGGCTCAACAAACCCAGTTGCTGGCCCTTATTACAACTTCACTATCCCTGAAGCGCAAGGCGTTATCGCAGTTGCGCCAAAAGATGAATTCTTAGCCTTTATCGATTCCATTGCGCCAGTTATTACATCTGGAAATTCAGTTATCGCCCTAGTGCCTGGTGCATCAGCGGTTCCGGCGATGACCTTTGCCGAAGTATTAGTAACTAGCGATCTACCTCATGGAGTTATAAATATCCTCACTGGTTCACATGATGAGCTTGCTCCTTGGGCGGCATCGCATATGGATATAGATGGCATGGATATATCTGGAATCGATAAGAAGAAACGCGCCGCACTTAAAGAAGCCGGCGCTGAAAACCTAAAGCGGATCCACCACTTTGATGATGCGCAGACTCCAAATCGCATCTATGCATTTATGGAAGCAAAGACGGTCTGGCACCCAATCGGGGTTTAA
- a CDS encoding aldehyde dehydrogenase family protein, which yields MTFEYAPAPESRAIVSIKPKYGHFIDGKFVNGRNHFATINPATEEVLSQIALGSASDVDKAVIAAQKAYTKTWSKLSGKERGKYLYRIARILQERAREFAVLETLDNGKPIRETRDIDIPLVAAHFFYHAGWADKLDYAGMGKSPKPHGVAGQIIPWNFPLLMLAWKVAPALATGNTVVLKPAETTSLTALLFAEVCQQAELPDGVVNIVTGDGSTGSAIVNHPGIHKIAFTGSTEVGKKIARAIAGTNKKATLELGGKGANIVFDDAPVDETVEGIVNGIFFNQGHVCCAGSRLILQEGIADEVTEKLKARMSKIRVGDPLDKNTDLGAINSREQLNKINELSAAGDSEGAERWSPACNLSDKGFWFAPTIFTGVTQAHRIAREEIFGPVLSILTFRTPQEAIEKANNTPFGLSAGVWSEKGSRILWATQQLRAGVIWANTFNKFDPTSPFGGYKESGWGREGGKHGLASYLKEGK from the coding sequence ATGACTTTCGAATATGCACCAGCACCCGAGTCTCGCGCTATCGTTTCGATTAAGCCGAAGTACGGACACTTCATAGATGGCAAATTTGTTAATGGGCGTAATCACTTTGCCACAATTAACCCAGCAACTGAAGAAGTACTAAGCCAGATCGCTCTCGGCAGCGCCAGCGATGTTGATAAGGCAGTTATTGCAGCACAGAAGGCTTACACAAAAACTTGGTCAAAACTATCTGGCAAAGAACGCGGAAAGTATCTCTATCGAATCGCGCGCATCTTGCAAGAACGTGCCCGCGAATTTGCAGTCCTTGAAACTCTAGATAACGGTAAGCCAATTCGCGAAACCCGCGATATCGATATTCCGCTAGTTGCCGCGCACTTCTTTTATCACGCTGGATGGGCCGATAAATTAGATTACGCCGGCATGGGTAAGTCACCAAAGCCACATGGCGTTGCCGGCCAGATCATTCCTTGGAACTTCCCGTTATTGATGTTGGCGTGGAAGGTAGCGCCCGCACTTGCAACTGGAAATACCGTTGTTCTAAAACCAGCTGAGACAACTTCCCTTACCGCACTTTTATTTGCTGAGGTTTGCCAACAAGCAGAACTTCCAGATGGCGTTGTAAACATTGTTACTGGCGATGGATCTACAGGATCTGCGATCGTTAACCACCCTGGCATCCATAAGATCGCATTTACTGGTTCTACTGAAGTCGGCAAGAAGATTGCTCGCGCCATCGCCGGCACCAATAAGAAAGCCACCCTTGAACTAGGCGGAAAAGGTGCAAATATCGTCTTTGATGACGCCCCTGTCGATGAGACGGTCGAAGGCATTGTTAACGGTATTTTCTTTAATCAGGGACATGTCTGCTGTGCTGGATCACGTTTGATTTTGCAAGAAGGTATCGCAGATGAAGTTACCGAAAAGTTAAAGGCTCGCATGTCAAAGATTCGCGTTGGCGATCCTTTAGATAAGAACACTGATCTGGGCGCTATCAACTCACGCGAGCAGTTAAATAAGATTAATGAACTTTCTGCAGCAGGAGATTCTGAAGGCGCCGAACGCTGGAGCCCGGCTTGCAACCTATCCGATAAAGGTTTCTGGTTTGCACCAACTATCTTTACTGGCGTTACGCAAGCCCACCGCATCGCGCGCGAAGAAATCTTTGGACCAGTACTTTCTATTCTCACTTTCCGCACGCCACAAGAGGCGATCGAAAAAGCAAATAACACTCCATTTGGGTTATCTGCAGGCGTATGGAGTGAGAAAGGCTCGCGAATTCTTTGGGCCACTCAACAACTTCGCGCCGGCGTCATCTGGGCCAATACCTTTAACAAATTTGATCCGACATCACCATTTGGTGGATATAAAGAATCTGGCTGGGGACGCGAAGGCGGAAAACATGGCCTGGCTTCTTATCTGAAGGAGGGAAAGTAA
- the deoC gene encoding deoxyribose-phosphate aldolase — MSFYGIVDGSESSLKNFLSQLPGVDQVGAEARAAMLATRSIKTTSKRWAIDTAISMVDLTTLEGADTPGKVRALCTKAVRPDPTDLTIPSVGAVCVYNDMVSIARTHLDAIGGKHVPVAAVSTAFPSGRASMEVKIQDTQDAIDAGAAEIDMVIDRGAFLSGNFGLVFDEIVKIREVCGDRAHLKVIFETGELVTYDNVRKASYLAMLAGADFIKTSTGKVAPAATPPVVLVMLEAVRDFYALTNRRIGVKPAGGIRNTKDAIKQLVLVNETAGPEWLTPEFFRIGASALLNDLLMQRMKMDDGYYASPNYVTID, encoded by the coding sequence ATGAGTTTCTACGGAATAGTCGATGGCAGTGAAAGTTCGCTTAAGAACTTTCTCTCACAACTTCCTGGCGTAGACCAAGTCGGCGCTGAAGCGCGCGCTGCCATGTTGGCAACTCGAAGTATCAAGACGACAAGTAAGCGTTGGGCGATAGACACTGCCATTTCAATGGTTGATCTAACAACTTTAGAAGGAGCCGATACTCCGGGAAAGGTTCGCGCGCTTTGCACAAAGGCAGTGCGCCCTGATCCAACTGATTTAACGATTCCAAGTGTTGGTGCGGTCTGCGTTTACAACGATATGGTTTCGATTGCACGAACCCATTTAGATGCGATCGGCGGCAAGCACGTTCCAGTTGCTGCTGTCTCAACTGCATTCCCATCAGGTCGCGCATCAATGGAAGTTAAAATCCAAGATACTCAAGATGCGATCGATGCCGGCGCGGCCGAAATAGATATGGTGATCGATCGTGGCGCTTTCTTATCGGGCAATTTTGGGCTGGTCTTTGATGAGATCGTAAAGATCCGCGAAGTTTGCGGAGATCGTGCACATCTAAAAGTTATCTTTGAAACTGGCGAATTAGTTACCTATGACAATGTTCGCAAAGCCTCATATTTAGCGATGCTGGCTGGCGCAGATTTCATCAAGACTTCAACGGGAAAGGTCGCACCTGCCGCTACTCCCCCAGTTGTCCTTGTGATGTTAGAGGCGGTCCGTGATTTCTATGCGCTGACAAATCGTCGCATCGGAGTAAAGCCTGCCGGCGGAATTAGAAATACTAAAGATGCGATTAAGCAGCTAGTACTAGTAAATGAAACTGCCGGCCCAGAATGGTTAACACCAGAGTTTTTCCGCATTGGAGCCAGTGCGCTACTGAACGACCTTTTGATGCAACGCATGAAAATGGACGATGGCTACTACGCTAGCCCTAACTACGTAACGATCGATTAA
- a CDS encoding adenosine deaminase, with translation MSTLNLIPTPEQVKRLPKALLHDHLDGGLRPQTIIDIAKEIGHELPTNDATELAEWFRASCDSGSLVRYLETFAHTVAVMQRPADIVRVSRECVTDLAEDGVVYAEVRMAPELLTEKGLTLSQAIEAILQGFQEGEKEVAKTGGKVRAVLLLCGMRQNKLSQEVAELAVKYRDRGVVGFDIAGPEDGFPPSDQLDTFEFLRRENAHFTIHAGEAYGLPSIWEAIQLCGAERLGHGVRIIDDIDLNHTPARLGKLAAYVRDRRIPLEMCPSSNIQTGAAANFADHPIGDLAKLRFRVTVNTDNRLMSATSMTREMNELVKAFNWSFLDLQRVTINALKSAFIPFEERLAIIDEIVKPGFAKISAE, from the coding sequence ATGAGCACTTTAAATTTGATTCCAACCCCAGAACAAGTCAAGCGCTTACCTAAGGCTTTGCTGCACGATCACTTGGATGGGGGCCTTCGCCCACAAACAATTATTGATATTGCCAAAGAGATTGGCCACGAACTCCCAACGAATGATGCAACAGAGTTAGCCGAGTGGTTCCGCGCATCATGTGATTCAGGTTCGCTAGTCCGCTATCTCGAAACCTTCGCGCATACAGTTGCCGTAATGCAGCGCCCAGCAGATATTGTGCGGGTTTCGCGTGAGTGTGTAACTGATTTGGCCGAAGATGGCGTTGTCTATGCCGAAGTTCGTATGGCTCCTGAGTTGTTAACCGAAAAAGGTTTAACTCTTTCGCAAGCGATTGAAGCGATCTTGCAAGGTTTCCAAGAAGGCGAGAAAGAAGTTGCTAAAACTGGAGGCAAGGTTCGCGCAGTTCTCCTCCTTTGTGGAATGCGTCAGAATAAACTTTCGCAAGAAGTAGCGGAATTAGCTGTTAAATACCGCGATCGTGGCGTAGTTGGCTTCGATATCGCAGGCCCTGAAGATGGCTTCCCGCCAAGTGATCAGTTAGATACCTTTGAATTCTTACGTCGCGAAAATGCTCACTTCACGATCCATGCGGGTGAGGCGTACGGACTTCCTTCAATCTGGGAAGCGATTCAACTCTGCGGTGCAGAGCGCCTCGGTCATGGTGTGCGAATCATCGATGATATTGATTTGAACCATACACCTGCGCGCCTTGGAAAACTTGCCGCTTATGTTCGTGATCGTCGCATCCCATTGGAAATGTGTCCTTCTTCAAATATTCAAACGGGAGCTGCTGCAAATTTTGCGGATCACCCAATCGGAGATCTCGCCAAACTTCGCTTCCGTGTAACAGTTAATACCGACAACCGTTTAATGTCAGCAACTTCGATGACCCGCGAAATGAACGAGTTAGTTAAGGCATTTAACTGGAGTTTCTTAGATCTGCAGCGCGTGACTATCAATGCGCTAAAGAGCGCGTTCATTCCCTTTGAAGAGCGCCTGGCGATTATCGATGAGATCGTAAAGCCAGGCTTTGCAAAGATTTCTGCTGAATAA
- a CDS encoding phospho-sugar mutase, with product MNAQLLAEVQAWIADDPDPKTAAELAKLVAAGDEVTLKKYFAGFLQFGTAGLRGPIGPGPSCMNRAVVGRTAAGLVAYMKERGLSRVVIGRDARYGSGDFTEESAQIFSGAGFEVFVLPRPLPTPVLAFATRELNCDLGVMVTASHNPPQDNGYKVYIGPTADGIEYAASQIINPTDGFIAKEIDLVNSLKDVPRGKSWTALDDVVVDKYVARTAKLAPRPGSLKIVYTAMHGVGTETVEKVFAKAGFPKLVLVSEQAQPDPDFPTVAFPNPEEPGAIDLALAKARQVGADLVIANDPDADRCAAAVNDPNSGWRMLRGDELGIIFGEWIARSMAQDKTKTGAFGNSIVSSSALRKIAAHYVIDFKEVLTGFKWLAKIEDLAFGYEEAIGYSVDSETVNDKDGISAALFLAQIATDLNADGKTLVDLLNEVWARHGFHGTEQISIRVSDMSRITELLAGLRKNPPAEIAGRTVSSIDDLAAPKDGLPPTDGLRIWLDGGIRIIIRPSGTEAKMKCYIEVITKDEKSANDLLNQLRQPLKDFLA from the coding sequence ATGAACGCGCAGCTTTTGGCCGAAGTACAAGCCTGGATAGCCGATGATCCAGACCCAAAGACCGCAGCGGAGTTAGCCAAACTTGTCGCAGCTGGAGATGAAGTAACTTTGAAGAAGTACTTTGCAGGGTTTCTTCAATTCGGAACTGCAGGACTGCGCGGGCCTATTGGCCCTGGTCCTTCATGTATGAATCGCGCTGTTGTAGGGCGCACCGCTGCCGGTTTAGTTGCTTACATGAAAGAGCGCGGACTCAGCCGCGTGGTAATTGGACGCGATGCGCGTTACGGATCAGGAGATTTCACAGAAGAATCTGCGCAGATATTTTCAGGTGCAGGATTTGAGGTATTTGTCCTGCCGCGACCACTTCCAACTCCAGTACTAGCTTTTGCTACCCGTGAACTTAACTGTGATCTCGGCGTTATGGTCACCGCTAGCCATAATCCACCGCAAGATAATGGCTACAAGGTTTATATCGGGCCAACTGCCGACGGTATTGAATACGCCGCATCACAAATCATCAATCCAACTGATGGCTTTATCGCGAAAGAGATTGATTTAGTCAACTCTCTAAAGGATGTACCTAGAGGTAAATCATGGACTGCTTTAGATGATGTAGTTGTAGATAAATATGTTGCGCGTACAGCAAAACTTGCGCCACGACCTGGTTCTCTCAAAATCGTATACACCGCAATGCACGGCGTTGGTACTGAGACTGTAGAAAAGGTATTTGCTAAAGCCGGCTTTCCAAAATTGGTTTTAGTAAGTGAACAAGCGCAACCAGATCCAGATTTCCCAACTGTGGCATTTCCAAACCCAGAAGAACCAGGTGCGATTGATTTAGCGCTAGCCAAAGCGCGCCAAGTTGGCGCCGATTTAGTTATCGCCAATGACCCAGATGCCGATCGCTGCGCTGCTGCAGTAAATGATCCAAATAGTGGTTGGCGAATGCTGCGAGGTGATGAACTCGGCATAATCTTCGGAGAATGGATTGCGCGATCGATGGCGCAAGATAAGACAAAGACCGGCGCCTTTGGTAATTCGATCGTCTCTTCATCTGCGCTGCGCAAGATTGCTGCTCACTATGTAATCGACTTTAAAGAGGTTTTAACAGGCTTTAAGTGGTTAGCCAAAATCGAAGATCTCGCCTTTGGTTACGAAGAAGCGATCGGTTACTCAGTCGATTCTGAGACTGTTAACGATAAGGACGGCATTTCTGCAGCACTTTTCTTAGCTCAAATTGCAACTGATCTAAACGCTGACGGAAAAACGCTCGTAGATCTATTAAATGAGGTTTGGGCACGTCACGGTTTCCATGGCACAGAACAAATCTCAATTCGAGTTAGCGATATGTCCCGCATTACTGAACTTCTGGCGGGATTGCGCAAGAACCCTCCTGCAGAAATTGCCGGTCGTACGGTATCTTCGATTGATGACTTGGCTGCACCTAAAGATGGGCTTCCCCCAACAGATGGCTTACGAATCTGGCTTGATGGAGGAATTCGCATCATTATCCGTCCGAGCGGAACTGAAGCAAAGATGAAGTGCTACATCGAGGTCATAACTAAAGATGAAAAGTCGGCAAACGATCTTTTGAATCAATTGCGCCAACCACTTAAGGATTTTCTCGCATGA